A single Pan troglodytes isolate AG18354 chromosome X, NHGRI_mPanTro3-v2.0_pri, whole genome shotgun sequence DNA region contains:
- the IL2RG gene encoding cytokine receptor common subunit gamma isoform X1, translating into MLKPSLPFTSLLFLQLPLLGVGLNTTILMPNGNEDTTADFFLTSMPTDSLSVSTLPLPEVQCFVFNVEYMNCTWNSSSEPQPTNLTLHYWYKNSDNDKVQKCSHYLFSEEITSGCQLQKKEIHLYQTFVVQLQDPREPRRQATQMLKLQNLVIPWAPENLTLHKLSESQLELNWNNRFLNHCLEHLVQYRTDWDHSWTEQSVDYRHKFSLPSVDGQKRYTFRVRSRFNPLCGSAQHWSEWSHPIHWGSNTSKENPFLFALEAVVISVGSMGLIISLLCVYFWLERTMPRIPTLKNLEDLVTEYHGNFSAWSGVSKGLAESLQPDYSERLCLVSEIPPKGGALGEGPGASPCNQHSPYWAPPCYTLKPET; encoded by the exons ATGTTGAAGCCATCATTACCATTCACATCCCTCTTATTCCTGCAGCTGCCCCTGCTGGGAGTGGGGCTGAACACGACAATTCTGATGCCCAATGGGAATGAAGACACCACAGCTG ATTTCTTCCTGACCTCTATGCCCACTGACTCCCTCAGTGTTTCCACTCTGCCCCTCCCAGAGGTTCAGTGTTTTGTGTTCAATGTCGAGTACATGAATTGCACTTGGAACAGCAGCTCTGAGCCCCAGCCTACCAACCTCACTCTGCATTATTG GTACAAGAACTCGGATAATGATAAAGTCCAGAAGTGCAGCCACTATCTATTCTCTGAAGAAATCACTTCTGGCTGTCAGTTGCAAAAAAAGGAGATCCACCTCTACCAAACATTTGTTGTTCAGCTCCAGGACCCAcgggaacccaggagacaggccacaCAGATGCTAAAACTGCAGAATCTGG TGATCCCCTGGGCTCCAGAGAACCTAACACTTCACAAACTGAGTGAATCCCAGCTAGAACTGAACTGGAACAACAGATTCTTGAACCACTGTTTGGAGCACTTGGTGCAGTACCGGACTGACTGGGACCACAGCTGGACT GAACAATCAGTGGATTATAGACATAAGTTCTCCTTGCCTAGTGTGGATGGGCAGAAACGCTACACGTTTCGTGTTCGGAGCCGCTTTAACCCACTCTGTGGAAGTGCTCAGCATTGGAGTGAATGGAGCCACCCAATCCACTGGGGGAGCAATACTTCAAAAG aGAATCCTTTCCTGTTTGCATTGGAAGCCGTGGTTATCTCTGTTGGCTCCATGGGATTGATTATCAGCCTTCTCTGTGTGTATTTCTGGCTGGAACG GACGATGCCCCGAATTCCCACCCTGAAGAACCTAGAGGATCTTGTTACTGAATACCACGGGAACTTTTCG GCCTGGAGTGGTGTGTCTAAGGGACTGGCTGAGAGTCTGCAGCCAGACTACAGTGAACGACTCTGCCTCGTCAGTGAGATTCCCCCAAAAGGAGGGGCCCTCGGGGAGGGGCCTGGGGCCTCCCCATGCAACCAGCATAGCCCCTACTGGGCCCCCCCATGTTACACCCTAAAGCCTGAAACCTGA
- the CXHXorf65 gene encoding uncharacterized protein CXorf65 homolog yields MFIFIKHGDNQQFLVNTNCAVVVLLYYIRSKVKLPKTNTIDLCEQTGKMKMLFLMKPNHAEYASKYLTARSTYYVCKVERGPPGTRLENAYRAFVPLLKNPEPRLLVALRIQCDALERRRIQMLKMKEAKKVVIIEPPASVPSKQSGRSDKKKSTRKSPTFRNRPDFRKNKGHQLNKTTKQKK; encoded by the exons ATGTTCATCTTCATCAAACATGGAG ATAATCAGCAGTTTCTGGTCAATACCAACTGTGCTGTCGTCGTGTTGCTGTATTACATCCGCAGTAAAGTAAAGTTGCCTAAAACAA ACACCATCGATTTGTGTGAACAAACGGGGAAAATGAAGATGCTTTTCCTGATGAAGCCCAATCATGCAGAGTATGCCAGCAAATACCTTACAGCTCGAAGCACCTACTACGTTTGTAAGGTGGAACGTGGGCCACCAG GAACCAGGCTGGAGAATGCTTACAGAGCTTTTGTGCCTCTCCTCAAGAATCCGGAGCCTCGGCTGCTTG TTGCACTGCGCATACAATGTGATGCCCTGGAGAGGAGACGAATTCAGATGcttaaaatgaaagaagccaagaaGGTCGTTATAATTGAACCCCCTGCGAGTGTCCCG tcCAAGCAATCAGGACGATCAGACAAAAAGAAGTCCACTCGCAAGTCTCCGACCTTTAGGAACAGACCAGACTTCAGGAAGAATAAAGGTCACCAACTCAATAAAACCACCAAGCAAAAGAAGTAA
- the FOXO4 gene encoding forkhead box protein O4 produces MDPGNENSATEAAAIIDLDPDFEPQSRPRSCTWPLPRPEIANQPSEPPEVEPDLGEKVHTEGRSEPILLPSRLPEPAGGPQPGILGAVTGPRKGGSRRNAWGNQSYAELISQAIESAPEKRLTLAQIYEWMVRTVPYFKDKGDSNSSAGWKNSIRHNLSLHSKFIKVHNEATGKSSWWMLNPEGGKSGKAPRRRAASMDSSSKLLRGRSKAPKKKPSVLPAPPEGATPTSPVGHFAKWSGSPCSRNREEADMWTTFRPRSSSNASSVSTRLSPLRPESEVLAEEIPASVSSYAGGVPPTLNEGLELLDGLNLTSSHSLLSRSGLSGFSLQHPGVSGPLHTYSSSLFSPAEGPLSAGEGCFSSSQALEALLTSDTPPPPADVLMTQVDPILSQAPTLLLLGGLPSSSKLATGVGLCPKPLEAPGPSSLVPTLSMIAPPPVMASAPIPKALGTPVPTPPTEAASQDRMPQDLDLDMYMENLECDMDNIISDLMDEGEGLDFNFEPDP; encoded by the exons ATGGATCCGGGGAATGAGAATTCAGCCACAGAGGCTGCCGCGATCATAGACCTAGATCCCGACTTCGAACCCCAGAGCCGTCCCCGCTcctgcacctggccccttcccCGACCAGAGATCGCTAACCAGCCGTCCGAGCCGCCCGAGGTGGAGCCAGATCTGGGGGAAAAGGTACACACGGAGGGGCGCTCAGAGCCGATCCTGTTGCCCTCTCGGCTCCCAGAGCCGGCTGGGGGCCCCCAGCCCGGAATCCTGGGGGCTGTAACAGGTCCTCGGAAGGGAGGCTCCCGCCGGAATGCCTGGGGAAATCAGTCATATGCAGAACTCATCAGCCAGGCCATTGAAAGCGCCCCGGAGAAGCGACTGACACTTGCCCAGATCTACGAGTGGATGGTCCGTACTGTACCCTACTTCAAGGACAAGGGTGACAGCAACAGCTCAGCAGGATGGAAG AACTCGATCCGCCACAACCTGTCCCTGCACAGCAAGTTCATCAAGGTTCACAACGAGGCCACCGGCAAAAGCTCTTGGTGGATGCTGAACCCTGAGGGAGGCAAGAGCGGCAAAGCCCCCCGCCGCCGGGCCGCCTCCATGGATAGCAGCAGCAAGCTGCTCCGGGGCCGCAGTAAAGCCCCCAAGAAGAAACCATCTGTGCTGCCAGCTCCACCCGAAGGTGCCACTCCAACGAGCCCTGTCGGCCACTTTGCCAAGTGGTCAGGCAGCCCTTGCTCTCGAAACCGTGAAGAAGCCGATATGTGGACCACCTTCCGTCCACGAAGCAGTTCAAATGCCAGCAGTGTCAGCACCCGGCTGTCCCCCTTGAGGCCAGAGTCTGAGGTGCTGGCGGAAGAAATACCAGCTTCAGTCAGCAGCTATGCAGGGGGTGTCCCTCCCACCCTCAATGAAGGTCTAGAGCTGTTAGATGGGCTCAATCTCACCTCTTCCCATTCCCTGCTATCTCGGAGTGGTCTCTCTGGCTTCTCTTTGCAGCATCCTGGGGTTAGCGGCCCCTTACACACCTACAGCAGCTCCCTTTTCAGCCCAGCAGAGGGGCCCCTGTCAGCAGGAGAAGGGTGCTTCTCCAGCTCCCAGGCTCTGGAGGCCCTGCTCACCTCTGATACGCCACCACCCCCTGCTGATGTCCTCATGACCCAGGTAGATCCCATTCTGTCCCAGGCTCCGACTCTTCTGTTGCTGGGGGGGCTTCCTTCCTCCAGTAAGCTGGCCACGGGCGTCGGCCTGTGTCCCAAGCCCCTAGAGGCTCCAGGCCCCAGCAGTCTGGTTCCCACCCTTTCTATGATAGCACCACCTCCAGTCATGGCAAGTGCCCCCATCCCCAAGGCTCTGGGGACTCCTGTGCCCACACCCCCTACTGAAGCTGCAAGCCAAGACAGAATGCCTCAGGATCTAGATCTTGATATGTATATGGAGAACCTGGAGTGTGACATGGATAACATCATCAGTGACCTCATGGATGAGGGTGAGGGACTGGACTTCAACTTTGAGCCAG ATCCCTGA
- the IL2RG gene encoding cytokine receptor common subunit gamma isoform X2, producing the protein MGMKTPQLVGNLGLEGADFFLTSMPTDSLSVSTLPLPEVQCFVFNVEYMNCTWNSSSEPQPTNLTLHYWYKNSDNDKVQKCSHYLFSEEITSGCQLQKKEIHLYQTFVVQLQDPREPRRQATQMLKLQNLVIPWAPENLTLHKLSESQLELNWNNRFLNHCLEHLVQYRTDWDHSWTEQSVDYRHKFSLPSVDGQKRYTFRVRSRFNPLCGSAQHWSEWSHPIHWGSNTSKENPFLFALEAVVISVGSMGLIISLLCVYFWLERTMPRIPTLKNLEDLVTEYHGNFSAWSGVSKGLAESLQPDYSERLCLVSEIPPKGGALGEGPGASPCNQHSPYWAPPCYTLKPET; encoded by the exons ATGGGAATGAAGACACCACAGCTGGTGGGAAATCTGGGACTGGAGGGGGCTG ATTTCTTCCTGACCTCTATGCCCACTGACTCCCTCAGTGTTTCCACTCTGCCCCTCCCAGAGGTTCAGTGTTTTGTGTTCAATGTCGAGTACATGAATTGCACTTGGAACAGCAGCTCTGAGCCCCAGCCTACCAACCTCACTCTGCATTATTG GTACAAGAACTCGGATAATGATAAAGTCCAGAAGTGCAGCCACTATCTATTCTCTGAAGAAATCACTTCTGGCTGTCAGTTGCAAAAAAAGGAGATCCACCTCTACCAAACATTTGTTGTTCAGCTCCAGGACCCAcgggaacccaggagacaggccacaCAGATGCTAAAACTGCAGAATCTGG TGATCCCCTGGGCTCCAGAGAACCTAACACTTCACAAACTGAGTGAATCCCAGCTAGAACTGAACTGGAACAACAGATTCTTGAACCACTGTTTGGAGCACTTGGTGCAGTACCGGACTGACTGGGACCACAGCTGGACT GAACAATCAGTGGATTATAGACATAAGTTCTCCTTGCCTAGTGTGGATGGGCAGAAACGCTACACGTTTCGTGTTCGGAGCCGCTTTAACCCACTCTGTGGAAGTGCTCAGCATTGGAGTGAATGGAGCCACCCAATCCACTGGGGGAGCAATACTTCAAAAG aGAATCCTTTCCTGTTTGCATTGGAAGCCGTGGTTATCTCTGTTGGCTCCATGGGATTGATTATCAGCCTTCTCTGTGTGTATTTCTGGCTGGAACG GACGATGCCCCGAATTCCCACCCTGAAGAACCTAGAGGATCTTGTTACTGAATACCACGGGAACTTTTCG GCCTGGAGTGGTGTGTCTAAGGGACTGGCTGAGAGTCTGCAGCCAGACTACAGTGAACGACTCTGCCTCGTCAGTGAGATTCCCCCAAAAGGAGGGGCCCTCGGGGAGGGGCCTGGGGCCTCCCCATGCAACCAGCATAGCCCCTACTGGGCCCCCCCATGTTACACCCTAAAGCCTGAAACCTGA